Genomic segment of Blastopirellula marina:
CTCGATCTTCGCCAAGTGAGCTTCCAAGTCTTCCTTGTTAAAGAAGGCGGTCGCGTACAAACGTTGTAGCTGGCGATTGTTGGAATCACCTTTCCAATAGGCACCTGCTACGGAAAGTATCTTGAAAGCACCGATCGATTTGGGGCGAGGAACGTGCGGGCCGCGGCACAAATCGACGAATTCGCCCTGCTGGTAAAACGACATCGAAGCGTGATCTTTCAGACCCGTTTCGATGTGCTCGATCTTGTATTGCTGGCCGAGGTCTTTGACGACTTTCAGCGACTCGTCACGATTACGTTCGATACGTTCGAATGGCTCGTCCTGTTTGATGATCTTCTTCATCTCGGCTTCGATGGCCGGGAAGTCTTCTTCGGACAGCTTGTGTTCCAAATCGAAGTCGTAGTAGAAGCCTCCTTCGATGGTCGGGCCGAAGGCCAACTGAACGCCATCGAACAGCCGCATTACGGCGCGGGCCATAATGTGGGCACAACTGTGCCGCATGACCCCAAGGGCTTCTTCGTCTTTCTTAGTGAGCAACCGGAGATTGACGGTGCCTTCCTCGGGCAGCTTGGTATCGAATCCGACGACTTTGCCGTCGATTTCACCCGCTAGAGTTGCCTTGGCCAAACCAGGGCCAATGTCGGCAGCGATCTCCATGGGAGTGACTGCGTGATCGAATTCTTTCTTGGATCCGTCGGGAAGAATGACCTCGAGCATGATGCGTGCGTTTTCATTTCAAAATGACCAAGTCCGATCCTGCGAGGACATCGAAACAAAGGATGTCACTAAAACCGCGAAATCGGGAACAGCGTTCTGTGGATTCGATACGAAGCGATCGAATGGAACGCCAGGGCGAACCTTCTGCCAATGCATTGGCTCCACCTTTCTAGTGAAGCAGGACGATTCCGCATGAGGCAAGGTTCGCCGTGAGAAGTGTATAGATTGCCTGAAGTTACGTAAGAGCGAAAGTGCAGGTTTTTCGGCGGCAAGTTCAAAAGTAACGTTTTTGCCGAGTCACACAGCCCGGCAGAGGAAGCAAAATCCTGTTTTTCCTCTCAGCCCCTTGACGGGTTGGCCGTGTTGAAGGCAAACTACGTCTTTGGTTAAACCCTTCGGGGGCCAAATAATGATATATGCTTGTAGCAAGCATCTCAGTCTAGGGCGATTGGCTCAGTTGGTTAGAGCACTACCTTGACATGGTAGGGGTCACAGGTTCGAATCCTGTATCGCCCACTTAATCGTAAAAACGGAACCCTCGTACGGGTTCCGTTTTTTTAATGCGCCGACAGAACTTGTACGCTACATCTAGCCTTTCAGCTTGGCGACGGCCTCCAAGACTTTGGCATCGTGGCCATCAACTTGGACGCGTTTCCATACCTTGGCAATCTTGCCGTCGGCGTCAATTAGGAACGTGCTCCGCTGAATACCCATGCTGACCTTGCCGTACATGTTCTTTTCCCGCCACGCTCCGTACTTCTCGGCGACTTTGTGGTCTTTGTCGGCCAGTAAGGGGAAGTTGAGATTGAACTTATCGCGGAATGCGGCATGGCTGTCTTTGTCGTCTGGGCTGACGCCGAGAACTTTGACGCCGTGTTTGGTGAGTTCGCTTTCCCGGTCGCGAAACGCACATGCTTCCTTGGTGCAGCCAGGCGTGTCATCTTTGGGGTAAAAGTAAAGGACGACGATCGAACCCTTGAGATCGGCAAGTTTGACCTTGGTGCCATCGTCCGATGTCAATGTGAAACTGGGGGCTTTAGAGCCTTCTTCAACCCATTCTGCCATTGTAGTAGCTCCTTGCGTGTCTAATGGGGGATCATGTCCCCGTGAGTTGCTCGAACCTTCACTCCTAACTGTCTTGCTGATTGCGCGCGATACTTTCTCGCGGGTCAAGCAAGCCGAATGTCGGTGATTTGCTGGAAAAACTTGAGCGATTCCGAAGCAAATTGGTTTTGTTAGGGTTAACCCTTGTATATAACAAATGGTGCTGTGGGTTGGCAGTTACCCCCTGGCACTCGCTTCGTTGGAACAAACACTGCGCGTAAGACACCAAAGGCGGATTGGTTGGTGCCTTACGGAACAGAGAGCAAAAACCCTGCGGCGGGTCTCCTGCTGCAGCCGTTCGGCGTTGCCGAACTCTCACCAATCCGATTTGCGGTCTGGGTACGCGCAGCCCTGGCCCTTCCTAGTTCCAACCGTAATTCCATCAGGTCATATCTGCTCCTTGCACGTAGTAAGGGTTCGCAGAGTGCCTTGAGGATCGTGATCGTTATCGAGATGAGGCGGATGAGGTCTCGACTAGCAAGTCAAAATACGCAAGCTCGGCGTCGACCGAGTCTCCAGCTATTGGAGCGCAAAGATCTACTGGCGGGTGATTCGACGGTGATGGTCGATTTTGCCGTCGTTTCCACGGCAACGCTTCCGGACGATACCGGCCGTGACGCCATGGCGATGCTTCCACCGAGCATGGAGCGAACCCATGAATGGGATAAGTTCGCAGTCGAGATCTGGGTGCATGGCGAGGGAGATGCACCAGTCGATGTCCAGGATCTGAGGTTAGATCTCGGTTATCGTACCGATTTGACGTCGGCAACTTCGATCCAGTTTGGTCGCTCTTTCGAGGGAGCAGGCTCTTACACAATTGACGACGCAAGTGGTAGTGTCGATCAGATTCACGGTGCGACCGCCGGCCTTACGCTCGGGGCAAATGAGCGGGTTCTGTTTGCACGGGTCTTCTTCCAAGCCGTGCCGCAGAATGGCGATAACGTTCTGCTCGATCGAGAAACAGGAAGCGTTGGGCCTTACTCGCTGGAATTGAATACCTCGAATCTCGCGGCAACCAATGCAGATGCAAACGTCGCGGTATCCCATTCCCCGATGCCGGAAATGGGACTATATCCCGTCATTTACGACCTCAATGACGATCAGCGAATTGGGATGGCCGATTTCGCCGATTTCGCAAAAGTGTTCGGCCAATCGGTTGATTCCCCCAGCGATGGAGACGCGTGGTTTGCTGATTTCAACAAGTCTAGCGCGGTAGGACTCGTCGATTTCTCGTTCTTCGTCCAGAACTTCGGCAAAGATTACACCGACGAGCATATCCAGTTTCCAGATAATTACCCGGATGCGTGGACCCTGCCGGAAGATAATGGCAACGGTGGCGGTGGCGGCGTAGTTGTTGGCGGTGGCGACGATCCCAACGATCCAGGTAACGGGAC
This window contains:
- the bcp gene encoding thioredoxin-dependent thiol peroxidase, with translation MAEWVEEGSKAPSFTLTSDDGTKVKLADLKGSIVVLYFYPKDDTPGCTKEACAFRDRESELTKHGVKVLGVSPDDKDSHAAFRDKFNLNFPLLADKDHKVAEKYGAWREKNMYGKVSMGIQRSTFLIDADGKIAKVWKRVQVDGHDAKVLEAVAKLKG